A single window of Vigna unguiculata cultivar IT97K-499-35 chromosome 1, ASM411807v1, whole genome shotgun sequence DNA harbors:
- the LOC114179098 gene encoding S-adenosylmethionine synthase 1-like, whose translation MATETFLFTSESVNEGHPDKLCDQISDAVLDACLAQDPDSKVACETCTKTNMVMVFGEITTKAEVDYEKIVRDTCRSIGFISDDVGLDADKCKVLVNIEQQSPDIAQGVHGHFTKRPEEVGAGDQGHMFGYATDETPEYMPLSHVLATKLGARLTEVRKNGTCGWLRPDGKTQVTVEYYNDNGAMVPVRVHTVLISTQHNETVSNDQIAADLKEHVIKPVIPEKYLDEKTIFHLNPSGRFVIGGPHGDAGLTGRKIIIDTYGGWGAHGGGAFSGKDPTKVDRSGAYIVRQAAKSVVANGLARRCIVQVSYAIGVPEPLSVFVDTYGTGKIPDKEILQIVKENFDFRPGMITINLDLKRGGHRFLKTAAYGHFGRDDPDFTWEVVKPLKSEKPQA comes from the coding sequence ATGGCAACCGAAACCTTTCTCTTCACATCTGAGTCTGTGAACGAGGGTCACCCCGACAAGCTGTGCGACCAGATCTCTGATGCAGTGCTCGACGCGTGCCTTGCACAGGACCCTGACAGCAAGGTTGCCTGTGAAACATGCACCAAGACAAACATGGTGATGGTCTTTGGGGAGATCACAACCAAGGCCGAAGTAGACTACGAGAAGATTGTCCGTGACACATGCCGCAGCATTGGATTCATCTCTGATGATGTTGGTCTTGATGCTGACAAATGCAAGGTGTTGGTCAACATCGAGCAGCAGAGCCCTGATATCGCCCAGGGTGTGCACGGCCACTTCACCAAGCGGCCGGAGGAGGTTGGTGCCGGTGACCAGGGTCACATGTTTGGCTATGCCACTGACGAAACCCCTGAATACATGCCGCTCAGCCATGTCCTTGCCACCAAACTCGGTGCTCGCCTAACCGAGGTTAGGAAGAATGGTACCTGTGGATGGTTGAGGCCAGATGGTAAAACCCAAGTGACTGTTGAGTACTACAATGACAACGGTGCCATGGTTCCAGTCCGTGTTCACACCGTTCTAATTTCCACCCAACACAATGAAACTGTGAGCAATGACCAAATTGCTGCTGACCTTAAAGAGCATGTTATCAAGCCTGTCATTCCGGAGAAGTACCTTGATGAGAAGACCATCTTCCACCTTAACCCTTCGGGCCGGTTTGTGATTGGTGGCCCCCATGGTGATGCTGGTCTCACTGGAAGAAAGATCATCATTGATACTTACGGTGGCTGGGGTGCTCATGGTGGTGGTGCCTTTTCGGGCAAGGACCCCACCAAGGTTGACCGCAGTGGTGCCTATATTGTGAGGCAGGCTGCAAAGAGTGTTGTGGCAAATGGACTTGCGAGAAGGTGCATTGTCCAAGTTTCTTATGCCATCGGTGTCCCTGAGCCATTGTCAGTCTTTGTTGATACCTACGGAACCGGAAAGATTCCCGACAAGGAGATTCTTCAGATTGTGAAGGAGAATTTCGACTTCAGACCTGGAATGATCACCATTAACTTGGACCTGAAGAGGGGTGGCCACAGGTTCTTGAAGACAGCTGCTTATGGACACTTCGGAAGGGATGACCCTGACTTCACATGGGAAGTTGTGAAGCCACTCAAGTCAGAGAAGCCTCAGGCCTAG